One segment of Belonocnema kinseyi isolate 2016_QV_RU_SX_M_011 chromosome 7, B_treatae_v1, whole genome shotgun sequence DNA contains the following:
- the LOC117176989 gene encoding cyclin-dependent kinase 9-like, whose product MNSTLSTNPMNPKEKEKYIEEFNFPYCDESTKYEKVAKIGQGTFGEVFKARDKKTGKKFVAMKKVLMDNEKEGFPITALREIKILQLLKHENIVNLIEICRTKATPGNRYRSTFYLIFDFCEHDLAGLLSNVNVKFSLGEIKQVMVQLLNGLYYIHSNKILHRDMKAANVLITKTGILKLADFGLARAFSMNKNGQANRYTNRVVTLWYRPPELLLGDRNYGPPVDLWGTGCIMAEMWTRSPIMQGNTEQQQLTLISQLCGSITPDVWPAVADLDLYNKMELIKGQKRKVKERLKPYVKDAYACDLLDKLLLLDPTKRYDADQAMDHEFFWVDPMPCDLSKMLSQYTQSMFEYLAPPRRSGHLRHPHHPVTGGPSKPSTSVADSGYQDRVF is encoded by the exons ATGAACTCTACTCTATCCACGAATCCAATGAAtcccaaagaaaaagaaaagtacATCGAGgaatttaattttccttattgCGATGAATCCACTAAATACGAGAAAGTTGCGAAAATTGGCCAGGGAACTTTTGG CGAGGTTTTCAAAGCCAGGGATAAAAAAACGGGTAAAAAGTTTGTGGCTATGAAGAAAGTTTTGATGGACAACGAAAAAGAGGGT ttTCCCATAACTGCTCTGAGAGAAATCAAGATTCTGCAGCTTCTCAAACATGAAAACATAGTTAATTTGATCGAAATTTGCAGAACAAAAG CCACTCCTGGAAATCGTTATCGATCAACATTTTATCTCATATTCGATTTCTGCGAGCATGACCTCGCAGGTTTACTTTCAAACGTAAACGTAAAATTCAGCTTAGGTGAAATCAAACAAGTAATGGTGCAACTGCTAAATGGACTTTACTATATTCATAGTAATAAA aTTTTACATCGAGATATGAAGGCTGCAAACGTTCTTATCACAAAGACCGGCATTTTAAAGCTTGCCGATTTTGGACTTGCTCGTGCCTTTAGCATGAATAAAAATGGCCAAGCGAATCGTTATACAAACCGGGTAGTTACCCTCTGGTACAGACCCCCAGAACTGTTACTCGGCGATAGAAATTATGGGCCGCCGGTAGATCTATGGGGGACAGGGTGTATAATGGCTGAAATGTGGACAAG ATCACCCATTATGCAAGGCAATACAGAACAGCAACAGCTGACTCTGATTTCTCAATTGTGTGGTTCAATCACACCTGACGTTTGGCCAGCTGTAGCAGATCTGGATCTCTACAATAAAATGGAACTGATCAAAGGACAAAAGAGAAAA GTGAAAGAGAGACTTAAACCATACGTGAAAGACGCATATGCTTGTGACCTTTTGGACAAACTTCTGTTATTAGACCCCACTAAAAGGTACGACGCCGATCAGGCCATGGATCACGAATTTTTTTGGGTTGATCCCATGCCTTGCGACCTCAGTAAAATGCTATCTCAATACACTCAAAGCATGTTTGAATATCTGGCCCCGCCGAGAAGATCAGGTCATTTAAGACATCCACATCACCCAGTAACTGGAGGACCCTCGAAACCCAGCACAAGCGTCGCTGATAGCGGTTACCAAGATCGTGTTTTCTAg
- the LOC117177464 gene encoding cyclin-dependent kinase 9-like → MEYHLGQTTMNTLERQIYVEQFNFPFCEEINKYDLLVKIGQGTFGEVFKARDKKNIKKVVAMKKVLLNNEKEGFPITALREIKILQLLKHKNVVNLIEICRKTVRSGNRCRSTFYLIFDFCEHDLAGLLANPNVQFTLGEIKNVMRQMMNGLYYIHSNKILHRDMKAANVLITKTGLLKLADFGLARAFSDSKINQPNRYTNKVVTLWYRPPELLLGDRNYGPPVDLWGAGCIMAEMWTRAPIMQGASEQQQLTLISELCGSITTEVWPSVESLELFNKMQLISGQKRKVIERLKEHVNDELACDLMDKLFILDPSRRIDSDAALEHEFFWVDPMPCELGPMLAKHGQSMFEYLAPRRRSHLRNPLQVNGGSSKPSTSSVTENEYRDRVF, encoded by the exons ATGGAATATCACTTAGGCCAAACGACAATGAACACTTTGGAGAGACAAATATACGTCGAGCAATTTAATTTTCCCTTTTGTGAAGAAATAAACAAGTATGATTTACTGGTTAAAATCGGCCAAGGCACTTTTGG ggaaGTATTCAAAGCGAGGGATAAGAAGAACATTAAGAAGGTCGTAGCTATGAAGAAAGTATTATTGAACAACGAAAAGGAAGGT tttcccATAACTGCTTTGAGAGAAATAAAGATTCTGCAGTTACTCAAGCACAAAAATGTTGTGAATCTGATTGAAATCTGTAGGAAGACAG TACGTTCGGGTAATCGCTGTCGTTCAACTTTCTATCTCATATTCGATTTCTGTGAACACGATCTCGCAGGTTTACTTGCTAATCCAAACGTGCAATTCACTCTAGGCGAAATTAAGAATGTCATGCGACAGATGATGAATGGATTATACTATATTCATAGCAACAAA ATTTTGCATCGAGACATGAAGGCTGCAAATGTGCTTATCACAAAGACTGGTCTTCTGAAATTGGCTGACTTTGGCCTAGCACGAGCTTTTagtgattcaaaaattaatcagCCGAATCGGTATACGAATAAGGTAGTAACCCTTTGGTATCGACCACCAGAGTTGTTACTGGGCGATCGAAATTATGGACCACCAGTCGATTTGTGGGGGGCAGGATGTATCATGGCTGAAATGTGGACAAG AGCACCAATCATGCAAGGAGCTTCAGAGCAACAGCAGCTGACTCTGATTTCCGAATTATGTGGATCAATTACCACTGAAGTCTGGCCAAGTGTAGAATCTCtagaacttttcaataaaatgcaactGATTAGCGGTCAAAAGAGAAAA GTGATAGAAAGGCTCAAAGAACACGTGAACGACGAACTCGCTTGCGACCTAATGGACAAACTTTTTATACTGGATCCCAGCAGACGAATTGATTCCGATGCGGCTTTAGAGCATGAATTCTTTTGGGTAGACCCCATGCCCTGTGAACTAGGTCCAATGCTAGCAAAACATGGCCAGAGTATGTTCGAATATTTAGCACCAAGAAGACGATCACATTTGCGAAATCCTCTTCAGGTAAATGGTGGATCTTCCAAACCTAGTACGAGTAGTGTGACCGAGAACGAGTACCGGGATCgtgttttctaa